A genome region from Manihot esculenta cultivar AM560-2 chromosome 5, M.esculenta_v8, whole genome shotgun sequence includes the following:
- the LOC110614786 gene encoding probable WRKY transcription factor 12 isoform X1 encodes MEGGEREVPNYELQVSFTTPQAIHEMGFVQFEENQVLSFLAPSHSHHSSHMSQPLNTSTANTHMGFSTHNDQVGTSDPKTTVEENCTGSANDGNNSWWRSSSSSDKSKVKVRRKLREPRFCFQTRSDVDVLDDGYKWRKYGQKVVKNSLHPRSYYRCTHNNCRVKKRVERLSEDCRMVITTYEGRHNHSPSDDSNSSEHECFTSF; translated from the exons ATGGAAGGAGGTGAAAGAGAAGTTCCAAATTACGAGCTACAGGTCTCCTTCACCACGCCACAAGCAATCCATGAGATGGGATTTGTacaatttgaagaaaaccaggttttgagctttttggCTCCTTCACACTCACACCACTCTTCTCATATGTCTCAACCTCTTAATACTTCAACTGCCAATACCCATATGGGATTCAGTACTCATAACGATCAG GTGGGAACATCGGATCCAAAGACTACTGTTGAAGAGAACTGCACTGGTAGTGCTAACGATGGCAACAATTCTTG GTGGAGGAGCTCATCATCTTCAGACAAAAGCAAGGTGAAAGTAAGGAGAAAACTTAGGGAACCAAGATTCTGTTTTCAAACTAGAAGTGATGTGGATGTGCTTGATGATGGTTACAAATGGAGAAAATATGGCCAGAAAGTAGTAAAAAATAGCCTTCATCCAAG AAGTTACTATCGGTGTACACATAATAATTGTCGAGTGAAGAAGAGAGTTGAACGATTGTCTGAAGATTGTCGAATGGTGATAACAACCTATGAAGGTAGACACAACCACTCTCCAAGTGATGACTCAAATTCATCTGAACATGAATGCTTTACCTCTTTCTAA
- the LOC110614786 gene encoding probable WRKY transcription factor 12 isoform X2: MEGGEREVPNYELQVSFTTPQAIHEMGFVQFEENQVGTSDPKTTVEENCTGSANDGNNSWWRSSSSSDKSKVKVRRKLREPRFCFQTRSDVDVLDDGYKWRKYGQKVVKNSLHPRSYYRCTHNNCRVKKRVERLSEDCRMVITTYEGRHNHSPSDDSNSSEHECFTSF, translated from the exons ATGGAAGGAGGTGAAAGAGAAGTTCCAAATTACGAGCTACAGGTCTCCTTCACCACGCCACAAGCAATCCATGAGATGGGATTTGTacaatttgaagaaaaccag GTGGGAACATCGGATCCAAAGACTACTGTTGAAGAGAACTGCACTGGTAGTGCTAACGATGGCAACAATTCTTG GTGGAGGAGCTCATCATCTTCAGACAAAAGCAAGGTGAAAGTAAGGAGAAAACTTAGGGAACCAAGATTCTGTTTTCAAACTAGAAGTGATGTGGATGTGCTTGATGATGGTTACAAATGGAGAAAATATGGCCAGAAAGTAGTAAAAAATAGCCTTCATCCAAG AAGTTACTATCGGTGTACACATAATAATTGTCGAGTGAAGAAGAGAGTTGAACGATTGTCTGAAGATTGTCGAATGGTGATAACAACCTATGAAGGTAGACACAACCACTCTCCAAGTGATGACTCAAATTCATCTGAACATGAATGCTTTACCTCTTTCTAA
- the LOC110614492 gene encoding uncharacterized protein LOC110614492 isoform X2, translating into MPQPNDCHVLAMETKNLDILPVKRHKASKKSGGAVDRISNLPDAILHLILSFLQTIDAVKTSVLSKRWRYMGPVARDYILQDPLCIINVYIHLVNGFEKGSLKGLGYLMCKFIGGFYNAEVMKLSMIFLELLCSVLNGPVCIPAPFCNLKLLKLNAGTDKRHLQVIIHLLKNSPNLKALHIDFMTSDWKDDWQPEDEAVTCLSYHLKTVEISNFEGQDNGLEFVKFVLENGLVLERITITWSMNLKKPIEIILKAMTIMTFPRASSTVAIIFLEPEPLGNSFI; encoded by the exons ATGCCCCAGCCAAACGACTGTCATGTCTTAGCTATGGAAACAAAGAATCTGGATATTCTTCCTGTTAAAAGACATAAGGCGTCGAAGAAATCCGGTGGTGCCGTTGACAGAATCAGTAATTTGCCTGACGCAATCCTTCACCTGATACTCTCGTTTCTGCAAACTATTGATGCCGTCAAGACTAGTGTGTTGTCTAAGCGATGGAG GTACATGGGTCCTGTGGCTCGAGACTATATTCTGCAAGATCCGTTATGTATAATTAATGTATATATACATTTGGTGAATGGTTTTGAAAAAGGATCTTTAAAAGGACTAGGTTATCTAATGTGTAAATTCATTGGAGGATTCTATAATGCAGAGGTCATGAAACTATCCATGATTTTCTTGGAG CTTCTGTGCTCTGTACTTAATGGACCGGTATGTATCCCTGCACCATTTTGTAATCTAAAGCTCCTCAAGCTAAATGCTGGCACTGATAAACGCCATCTGCAAGTTATCATCCATTTACTCAAGAACTCACCAAATCTGAAAGCCCTTCATATTGACTTTATG ACATCTGATTGGAAGGATGACTGGCAACCAGAGGATGAGGCTGTTACATGTTTGTCGTATCATCTCAAGACAGTGGAGATTAGCAACTTTGAAGGTCAGGATAATGGACTTGAATTCGTAAAGTTCGTACTAGAAAATGGACTGGTACTTGAAAGGATAACCATTACTTGGTCCATGAATCTGAAAAAGCCAATAGAAATAATACTGAAGGCAATGACAATAATGACATTTCCAAGAGCCTCATCTACTGTTGCAATAATATTTCTTGAGCCAGAACCATTAGGAAACTCGTTTATTTAA
- the LOC110614492 gene encoding putative FBD-associated F-box protein At5g56700 isoform X1 has protein sequence MPQPNDCHVLAMETKNLDILPVKRHKASKKSGGAVDRISNLPDAILHLILSFLQTIDAVKTSVLSKRWRYLWTSLGYLEFDHCYFWSRHIKFWYQREFSEKFTNFVTCVLSFRDGSDIKRFRLSSFNFCNKWVDKWIDVVISHNVRELDLSLCPEGAFLLPHSIGSSKYLTALKLNLFNHVLEIPKTMVFNKLTSLHLVSLRFSNDGLARLLFLGCPVLEILVLQRCVYDNIKVLDIYATKLKTLTIENLELDDAGDDGLRQTVLKVFAPNLLSFRYMGPVARDYILQDPLCIINVYIHLVNGFEKGSLKGLGYLMCKFIGGFYNAEVMKLSMIFLELLCSVLNGPVCIPAPFCNLKLLKLNAGTDKRHLQVIIHLLKNSPNLKALHIDFMTSDWKDDWQPEDEAVTCLSYHLKTVEISNFEGQDNGLEFVKFVLENGLVLERITITWSMNLKKPIEIILKAMTIMTFPRASSTVAIIFLEPEPLGNSFI, from the exons ATGCCCCAGCCAAACGACTGTCATGTCTTAGCTATGGAAACAAAGAATCTGGATATTCTTCCTGTTAAAAGACATAAGGCGTCGAAGAAATCCGGTGGTGCCGTTGACAGAATCAGTAATTTGCCTGACGCAATCCTTCACCTGATACTCTCGTTTCTGCAAACTATTGATGCCGTCAAGACTAGTGTGTTGTCTAAGCGATGGAGGTACTTGTGGACCTCACTGGGTTACCTTGAATTTGATCACTGTTATTTTTGGTCACGTCATATTAAATTCTGGTATCAACGTGAGTTCAGCGAGAAATTCACCAACTTTGTAACCTGTGTTTTGTCTTTTAGAGATGGAAGTGACATTAAGAGGTTCCGTCTCTCTAGTTTTAATTTCTGCAATAAATGGGTCGATAAGTGGATTGATGTTGTGATAAGCCATAATGTTCGTGAGCTTGATTTGTCTTTATGCCCTGAAGGAGCATTCCTGTTGCCTCATAGTATCGGTTCCTCAAAATATTTGACGGCATTGAAGTTGAACTTATTTAACCACGTACTTGAAATCCCCAAAACAATGGTTTTTAATAAGCTCACTTCGTTGCATCTCGTGTCGTTGAGATTTTCAAATGATGGTTTGGCTAGACTACTTTTCTTGGGTTGCCCAGTTCTTGAAATTTTGGTTTTGCAGAGGTGTGTTTATGACAATATCAAGGTGCTTGATATTTATGCTACAAAGCTGAAGACTTTGACTATAGAAAATCTCGAGTTGGATGATGCTGGTGATGATGGTTTACGGCAGACTGTACTAAAAGTTTTTGCTCCAAACCTTTTATCTTTCAGGTACATGGGTCCTGTGGCTCGAGACTATATTCTGCAAGATCCGTTATGTATAATTAATGTATATATACATTTGGTGAATGGTTTTGAAAAAGGATCTTTAAAAGGACTAGGTTATCTAATGTGTAAATTCATTGGAGGATTCTATAATGCAGAGGTCATGAAACTATCCATGATTTTCTTGGAG CTTCTGTGCTCTGTACTTAATGGACCGGTATGTATCCCTGCACCATTTTGTAATCTAAAGCTCCTCAAGCTAAATGCTGGCACTGATAAACGCCATCTGCAAGTTATCATCCATTTACTCAAGAACTCACCAAATCTGAAAGCCCTTCATATTGACTTTATG ACATCTGATTGGAAGGATGACTGGCAACCAGAGGATGAGGCTGTTACATGTTTGTCGTATCATCTCAAGACAGTGGAGATTAGCAACTTTGAAGGTCAGGATAATGGACTTGAATTCGTAAAGTTCGTACTAGAAAATGGACTGGTACTTGAAAGGATAACCATTACTTGGTCCATGAATCTGAAAAAGCCAATAGAAATAATACTGAAGGCAATGACAATAATGACATTTCCAAGAGCCTCATCTACTGTTGCAATAATATTTCTTGAGCCAGAACCATTAGGAAACTCGTTTATTTAA
- the LOC110615915 gene encoding dol-P-Man:Man(7)GlcNAc(2)-PP-Dol alpha-1,6-mannosyltransferase isoform X2, which translates to MASKSCQILRQYGYDLLLGFIAAFYVFAVPYTKVEESFNIQAMHDILYHQFHLENYDHLEFPGVVPRTFIGSFLVSILASPVVLAIKLLHLPKIYGLIAVRLALGGIILSSLRFFRIQIRDKFGHQVEAFFVILTAVQFHLLFYCSRALPNVLALGLVNLAYGYWFRRSFYAALNCLIFATLVFRCDMLLLLCPIALELLLTKSISLWEAIKYCTGIVLLSIGLTILVDSIMWKRLMWPEFEVLWFNSVLNRSSEWGIHSFHWYFTSALPRSLLAAYPLLMLGVLLDRRVLFFVLPVFSFILLYSKLPHKELRFIISAVPMFNLSAAVAANRIYNNRKKALWKLLNLFMLGLILISLGCTIIMFLASYENYPSGHALKGLHQMGHLASTDNWWVHIDSFSAMNGISRFCENDYPWRYSKEEGITLDEFHHRNFTYLIRARLQFGFPPIILDKESKVYVHGNTRIKDIMQLDWPGCS; encoded by the exons ATGGCTTCCAAATCTTGCCAGATTCTTCGGCAGTATG GCTACGACTTGTTGTTGGGATTTATAGCTGCCTTTTATGTCTTCGCTGTACCATACACCAAGGTTGAAGAAAGCTTCAACATTCAG gcAATGCATGATATTCTTTACCATCAGTTTCACTTGGAGAAT TATGATCATTTGGAGTTCCCTGGAGTTGTTCCTCGAACATTCATTG GATCTTTTCTTGTGTCAATTTTAGCATCCCCTGTCGTATTAGCCATTAAATTATTGCATTTGCCGAAGATATATGGACTTATTGCGG TTCGTCTGGCATTGGGTGGCATCATTTTGTCTTCATTACGGTTTTTCCGTATTCAG ATCAGAGATAAATTTGGTCATCAGGTAGAAGCTTTCTTTGTCATATTGACAGCAGTTCAGTTTCACTTGCTGTTTTATTGCTCTCGTGCTCTTCCCAATGTACTGGCTCTGGGCTTAG TTAACTTGGCATATGGATATTGGTTCCGAAGGAGTTTCTATGCAGCATTGAACTGTCTG ATTTTTGCTACACTTGTCTTTAGATGTGATATGCTGTTACTTCTGTGCCCTATTGCTCTAGAGCTTTTGTTG ACGAAATCTATTTCATTGTGGGAAGCAATTAAATACTGCACTGGAATTGTACTGCTCTCCATAG GTCTTACGATATTGGTTGATTCAATAATGTGGAAGAGGTTAATGTGGCCCGAATTTGAAGTTTTGTGGTTCAACTCTGTTCTGAATCGGAGTTCTGAATGGGGT ATACATTCTTTTCATTGGTACTTCACTTCAGCTCTCCCGCGGTCATTGCTTGCTGCATATCCTCTGCTTATG CTTGGAGTCTTACTTGACAGGAGGGTTCTATTCTTTGTTCTTCCagttttctccttcattttacTTTACTCTAAGCTTCCACACAAG GAACTTAGATTTATCATCAGTGCAGTTCCAATGTTCAACTTATCTGCTGCTGTTGCAGCAAATAGAAT CTATAACAATAGGAAAAAGGCTTTATGGAAATTGCTCAATCTCTTTATGCTGGGATTAATCTTGATCAG TCTAGGATGCACCATAATAATGTTCTTGGCGTCTTACGAAAATTATCCCAGTGGTCATGCATTAAAAGGTTTACATCAGATGG GCCATCTTGCTAGTACTGATAACTGGTGGGTTCACATTGATAGCTTTTCAGCCATGAATGGGATATCTCGATTTTGTGAAAATGATTATCCATGGAG ATATTCCAAAGAAGAAGGGATTACACTGGATGAATTTCATCACAGAAATTTTACGTATCTTATCAG GGCTCGCCTTCAATTTGGTTTTCCACCCATCATCCTG GATAAAGAGTCCAAGGTGTATGTTCATGGAAATACAAGAATCAAGGATATTATGCAACTAGATTGGCCAGGATGCTCTTGA
- the LOC110615915 gene encoding dol-P-Man:Man(7)GlcNAc(2)-PP-Dol alpha-1,6-mannosyltransferase isoform X1 — translation MASKSCQILRQYGYDLLLGFIAAFYVFAVPYTKVEESFNIQAMHDILYHQFHLENYDHLEFPGVVPRTFIGSFLVSILASPVVLAIKLLHLPKIYGLIAVRLALGGIILSSLRFFRIQIRDKFGHQVEAFFVILTAVQFHLLFYCSRALPNVLALGLVNLAYGYWFRRSFYAALNCLIFATLVFRCDMLLLLCPIALELLLTKSISLWEAIKYCTGIVLLSIGLTILVDSIMWKRLMWPEFEVLWFNSVLNRSSEWGIHSFHWYFTSALPRSLLAAYPLLMLGVLLDRRVLFFVLPVFSFILLYSKLPHKELRFIISAVPMFNLSAAVAANRIYNNRKKALWKLLNLFMLGLILISLGCTIIMFLASYENYPSGHALKGLHQMGHLASTDNWWVHIDSFSAMNGISRFCENDYPWRYSKEEGITLDEFHHRNFTYLISEHLSVDGFKCLFFVYGFSRARLQFGFPPIILDKESKVYVHGNTRIKDIMQLDWPGCS, via the exons ATGGCTTCCAAATCTTGCCAGATTCTTCGGCAGTATG GCTACGACTTGTTGTTGGGATTTATAGCTGCCTTTTATGTCTTCGCTGTACCATACACCAAGGTTGAAGAAAGCTTCAACATTCAG gcAATGCATGATATTCTTTACCATCAGTTTCACTTGGAGAAT TATGATCATTTGGAGTTCCCTGGAGTTGTTCCTCGAACATTCATTG GATCTTTTCTTGTGTCAATTTTAGCATCCCCTGTCGTATTAGCCATTAAATTATTGCATTTGCCGAAGATATATGGACTTATTGCGG TTCGTCTGGCATTGGGTGGCATCATTTTGTCTTCATTACGGTTTTTCCGTATTCAG ATCAGAGATAAATTTGGTCATCAGGTAGAAGCTTTCTTTGTCATATTGACAGCAGTTCAGTTTCACTTGCTGTTTTATTGCTCTCGTGCTCTTCCCAATGTACTGGCTCTGGGCTTAG TTAACTTGGCATATGGATATTGGTTCCGAAGGAGTTTCTATGCAGCATTGAACTGTCTG ATTTTTGCTACACTTGTCTTTAGATGTGATATGCTGTTACTTCTGTGCCCTATTGCTCTAGAGCTTTTGTTG ACGAAATCTATTTCATTGTGGGAAGCAATTAAATACTGCACTGGAATTGTACTGCTCTCCATAG GTCTTACGATATTGGTTGATTCAATAATGTGGAAGAGGTTAATGTGGCCCGAATTTGAAGTTTTGTGGTTCAACTCTGTTCTGAATCGGAGTTCTGAATGGGGT ATACATTCTTTTCATTGGTACTTCACTTCAGCTCTCCCGCGGTCATTGCTTGCTGCATATCCTCTGCTTATG CTTGGAGTCTTACTTGACAGGAGGGTTCTATTCTTTGTTCTTCCagttttctccttcattttacTTTACTCTAAGCTTCCACACAAG GAACTTAGATTTATCATCAGTGCAGTTCCAATGTTCAACTTATCTGCTGCTGTTGCAGCAAATAGAAT CTATAACAATAGGAAAAAGGCTTTATGGAAATTGCTCAATCTCTTTATGCTGGGATTAATCTTGATCAG TCTAGGATGCACCATAATAATGTTCTTGGCGTCTTACGAAAATTATCCCAGTGGTCATGCATTAAAAGGTTTACATCAGATGG GCCATCTTGCTAGTACTGATAACTGGTGGGTTCACATTGATAGCTTTTCAGCCATGAATGGGATATCTCGATTTTGTGAAAATGATTATCCATGGAG ATATTCCAAAGAAGAAGGGATTACACTGGATGAATTTCATCACAGAAATTTTACGTATCTTATCAG TGAGCACCTTTCTGTTGACGGATTCAAGTGTTTATTTTTTGTATATGGCTTCTCAAGGGCTCGCCTTCAATTTGGTTTTCCACCCATCATCCTG GATAAAGAGTCCAAGGTGTATGTTCATGGAAATACAAGAATCAAGGATATTATGCAACTAGATTGGCCAGGATGCTCTTGA
- the LOC110615915 gene encoding dol-P-Man:Man(7)GlcNAc(2)-PP-Dol alpha-1,6-mannosyltransferase isoform X3: MSSLYHTPRLKKASTFRQCMIFFTISFTWRIMIIWSSLELFLEHSLIRDKFGHQVEAFFVILTAVQFHLLFYCSRALPNVLALGLVNLAYGYWFRRSFYAALNCLIFATLVFRCDMLLLLCPIALELLLTKSISLWEAIKYCTGIVLLSIGLTILVDSIMWKRLMWPEFEVLWFNSVLNRSSEWGIHSFHWYFTSALPRSLLAAYPLLMLGVLLDRRVLFFVLPVFSFILLYSKLPHKELRFIISAVPMFNLSAAVAANRIYNNRKKALWKLLNLFMLGLILISLGCTIIMFLASYENYPSGHALKGLHQMGHLASTDNWWVHIDSFSAMNGISRFCENDYPWRYSKEEGITLDEFHHRNFTYLISEHLSVDGFKCLFFVYGFSRARLQFGFPPIILDKESKVYVHGNTRIKDIMQLDWPGCS, encoded by the exons ATGTCTTCGCTGTACCATACACCAAGGTTGAAGAAAGCTTCAACATTCAG gcAATGCATGATATTCTTTACCATCAGTTTCACTTGGAGAAT TATGATCATTTGGAGTTCCCTGGAGTTGTTCCTCGAACATTCATTG ATCAGAGATAAATTTGGTCATCAGGTAGAAGCTTTCTTTGTCATATTGACAGCAGTTCAGTTTCACTTGCTGTTTTATTGCTCTCGTGCTCTTCCCAATGTACTGGCTCTGGGCTTAG TTAACTTGGCATATGGATATTGGTTCCGAAGGAGTTTCTATGCAGCATTGAACTGTCTG ATTTTTGCTACACTTGTCTTTAGATGTGATATGCTGTTACTTCTGTGCCCTATTGCTCTAGAGCTTTTGTTG ACGAAATCTATTTCATTGTGGGAAGCAATTAAATACTGCACTGGAATTGTACTGCTCTCCATAG GTCTTACGATATTGGTTGATTCAATAATGTGGAAGAGGTTAATGTGGCCCGAATTTGAAGTTTTGTGGTTCAACTCTGTTCTGAATCGGAGTTCTGAATGGGGT ATACATTCTTTTCATTGGTACTTCACTTCAGCTCTCCCGCGGTCATTGCTTGCTGCATATCCTCTGCTTATG CTTGGAGTCTTACTTGACAGGAGGGTTCTATTCTTTGTTCTTCCagttttctccttcattttacTTTACTCTAAGCTTCCACACAAG GAACTTAGATTTATCATCAGTGCAGTTCCAATGTTCAACTTATCTGCTGCTGTTGCAGCAAATAGAAT CTATAACAATAGGAAAAAGGCTTTATGGAAATTGCTCAATCTCTTTATGCTGGGATTAATCTTGATCAG TCTAGGATGCACCATAATAATGTTCTTGGCGTCTTACGAAAATTATCCCAGTGGTCATGCATTAAAAGGTTTACATCAGATGG GCCATCTTGCTAGTACTGATAACTGGTGGGTTCACATTGATAGCTTTTCAGCCATGAATGGGATATCTCGATTTTGTGAAAATGATTATCCATGGAG ATATTCCAAAGAAGAAGGGATTACACTGGATGAATTTCATCACAGAAATTTTACGTATCTTATCAG TGAGCACCTTTCTGTTGACGGATTCAAGTGTTTATTTTTTGTATATGGCTTCTCAAGGGCTCGCCTTCAATTTGGTTTTCCACCCATCATCCTG GATAAAGAGTCCAAGGTGTATGTTCATGGAAATACAAGAATCAAGGATATTATGCAACTAGATTGGCCAGGATGCTCTTGA